The proteins below come from a single Leptotrichia sp. oral taxon 223 genomic window:
- a CDS encoding OmpA family protein, whose protein sequence is MKKILFLGLLFSVNLVNLGEAVPGIVFDEKPNLLFACDYYTEKKCVIRGFETNKKVPSESEAVDLKVISETFNKYAISGSIDIVGHTDSTGSKNYNQKLSLMRANNVAILFREYGLDNKFTFKIIGKGESEPSDTNETKNGRYNNRRVELFFKDLKLKEEKK, encoded by the coding sequence ATGAAAAAAATTTTATTTTTAGGGCTGTTATTTAGTGTAAACTTAGTGAATTTAGGAGAAGCTGTACCTGGAATAGTGTTTGACGAAAAACCTAATCTTCTTTTTGCATGCGATTATTATACTGAAAAAAAATGTGTTATTAGAGGTTTTGAAACAAATAAAAAAGTTCCTAGTGAAAGTGAAGCAGTTGATTTAAAAGTAATTTCAGAAACATTTAATAAATATGCAATTAGCGGTTCAATTGATATTGTAGGACATACAGATTCAACTGGTTCAAAAAATTATAATCAAAAATTATCTTTAATGAGAGCAAATAATGTGGCAATACTGTTTAGAGAATATGGATTAGATAATAAATTTACTTTTAAAATAATCGGAAAAGGTGAAAGCGAGCCTTCTGATACTAATGAAACGAAAAATGGGAGATATAACAACAGAAGAGTTGAATTATTTTTTAAAGATTTAAAACTTAAAGAAGAAAAAAAATAA
- a CDS encoding SufS family cysteine desulfurase, whose amino-acid sequence MDYRKEFPIFKNRNNHYLDTAATSQKPKRVLDKIMEYYEKYNGNPGRGSHTLSMEASNLMTNARKTIQKFINAEYSEEVIFTKSTTESINLIAYSYGMEFINENDEIILGISNHHANIVPWQFVAKKKNATIKFVYLTENGQFDIEDFKNKLSNKTKLIAISAVVNVTGVIQPIKEIIEIARNKNKNIHILVDAAQSMLHFKHDVQKLDADFLVFSGHKLFTPMGIGVMYGKKDILDKMPPFLYGGDMIEFVTEQESTFAPLPNKFEGGTQNVEGAVTLEEAINFIEEISYEKINEIENSLTEIALEKLRKLDFVETYFTKDVERAGIIAFNVKNVHSHDVAFILDSYNVAVRSGHHCAQPLMKYLGVPSCCRASFSIYNNEKDIDKLIEGLLKVKKVFEL is encoded by the coding sequence ATGGACTATAGAAAAGAATTTCCAATATTTAAGAATAGAAATAATCACTATCTTGATACAGCAGCAACTTCACAAAAGCCAAAAAGAGTGCTGGATAAAATTATGGAATATTATGAAAAATATAACGGTAACCCAGGACGTGGCTCGCATACTTTGTCTATGGAAGCCTCAAACTTGATGACAAATGCACGAAAAACTATACAGAAGTTTATCAATGCAGAATATTCAGAAGAAGTGATTTTTACAAAAAGTACGACAGAATCAATCAATTTAATAGCCTATTCTTACGGAATGGAATTTATAAATGAAAATGACGAGATAATTCTAGGAATTTCAAATCATCACGCAAATATTGTCCCTTGGCAGTTTGTTGCTAAAAAGAAAAATGCCACGATAAAATTTGTGTATCTTACTGAAAATGGACAATTTGATATTGAAGATTTTAAAAATAAACTGTCAAATAAAACAAAACTTATAGCTATTTCTGCTGTGGTAAATGTTACAGGAGTTATTCAGCCAATAAAGGAAATTATTGAAATTGCACGAAATAAAAATAAAAACATACATATTCTTGTGGATGCTGCACAGTCGATGCTGCATTTTAAACACGATGTTCAAAAACTGGATGCAGATTTTCTTGTATTTTCAGGACATAAATTATTTACACCAATGGGAATTGGAGTTATGTACGGAAAGAAGGATATTCTTGACAAAATGCCACCTTTCTTATACGGTGGAGATATGATTGAATTTGTAACAGAACAGGAATCAACGTTTGCACCACTTCCAAATAAATTTGAAGGTGGAACTCAGAATGTAGAAGGAGCAGTGACACTGGAAGAGGCAATCAATTTTATTGAAGAAATAAGTTATGAAAAAATTAATGAAATTGAAAATTCTCTTACGGAAATTGCTTTAGAAAAATTAAGAAAACTAGATTTTGTGGAAACATATTTTACAAAAGATGTTGAGCGTGCTGGAATTATTGCCTTTAATGTAAAAAATGTGCATTCTCACGATGTGGCATTTATCTTGGATTCGTATAATGTGGCAGTCCGTTCAGGGCATCATTGTGCACAGCCTTTAATGAAGTATTTAGGAGTTCCTTCATGCTGCCGTGCAAGTTTTAGCATTTACAACAATGAAAAGGATATTGATAAACTGATAGAAGGGCTTTTAAAAGTGAAGAAAGTTTTTGAATTATAG
- the sufU gene encoding Fe-S cluster assembly sulfur transfer protein SufU — protein sequence MNLEKIYQQTILEYSRRKELNREIENPTFAERGHNPNCGDDLTLEIKTNENGVITDAAFIGTGCAISTASMAMLIDLVKEKTLEEAKEKVNLFFKMMKQEEKLTNEESKKLGDAVLMEYVAQMPARVKCATLSWHSLKVIVEKSEKQGK from the coding sequence ATGAATTTAGAAAAAATATATCAGCAGACAATACTGGAATATAGTAGACGTAAGGAACTAAATCGTGAAATTGAAAATCCGACATTTGCAGAACGTGGGCATAATCCAAACTGTGGAGATGACTTGACACTTGAAATAAAAACTAATGAAAACGGTGTAATAACAGATGCTGCTTTTATTGGAACTGGATGTGCTATTTCAACAGCTTCTATGGCTATGCTGATTGACTTAGTAAAAGAGAAGACGTTGGAAGAAGCAAAGGAAAAAGTAAATTTGTTTTTCAAAATGATGAAGCAGGAAGAAAAATTAACAAATGAAGAAAGTAAAAAATTAGGAGATGCTGTTCTTATGGAATATGTGGCTCAAATGCCTGCAAGAGTAAAATGTGCTACACTAAGCTGGCACTCGCTAAAAGTAATTGTAGAGAAAAGTGAGAAGCAAGGGAAATAA